Sequence from the Primulina huaijiensis isolate GDHJ02 chromosome 16, ASM1229523v2, whole genome shotgun sequence genome:
TGGGAGGGAGACTTCTAGGCGGCTGGCCTGTACTTCGCTATAATCGGAAGCTGATCTCCCCGGCAGCGTTGCACCTGAAGAAGCCATTGAATCAGAGAATGAAATGGAGGTTTGTTAGATGTAGAAGTATGAATAAACAAAAGTGGGCGATGTGAGTGCGTGTGGTGGATTGCGATGCAAGGAAGATGGAGAGGCCTTAGATTGCGGGAGGTCTGTTAGGAGAAGCGTTCAAATCTTATTGAAATCTCCGCCTATCTGCATTATACACTCTTAAGCTTTAGGcctttcaataaaaaaaatgtttttccgGATTATTTaacggcaaaaacttgtgtgagacgatttcataggtcgtattttgtgaaacatatcttttatttgggtcatccatgaaaaaatattactttttatgctaagagtattactttttattgtgaatatcggtagggttgactcgtctcacagataaagatttgtgagaccgtctcacaagacacCTACCCTTATTTAAGTATGTCTCTGTCTCTATTTAGTCTTTGTATTTCATGTATGTTAGTTAGAAAAGGTCAATTTGcaattatttttgaataaaaatcataaataaaaaaaatgtttgaagaaaaatcattttgatgatatcttagGAGGTCAAGAATcattacaaattaaataaacgataatttattaagataaatattcattATAGGGAAATATGTGAATTTCTTTTGCATAGACAtataaaaatagaataaataaaatccccttttaaataatttcatatgttgatttattttaatttaaacttggGAGAAACAATAAATTGAACTGTGTTATATGTAAAGCTGAAAAAATAAGGAGAGGTCATATTGCAGTTCTACAAACGTCAGGGGTCAATgtgatattatttgaaattaaaggAAAATTTCACTCCCTTCGAATCCAAATTACGAGGTCTGTTTGCcaagggtttagggtttagaaATTTCTCTCCGGACCCAATCCCAGTACCATTACCAGTTCCATTTCAGTTCTTGTTCTACTTCAGAGCCAAGTTCAGAACATCGGAATATAGTATGTGGGCATTTCGTAGAGCCTCCATTCATCTCAAGTAATTCATTTTACTTTCTATTGCTTCGATCAGTGTTTTTGTGTGAGTGaagatttatgtttttttttatttgctccATCCACGGGAGTTAATGCTTAGATATATTTGTGATGCATTTCAGTTATGATGATTGGGTTTTCTTATTTGTTAACTGCACGTTGATGTTGTAGTGGGCTATTAAAGGTAGCAAAGAAAAGTTATGTGAATTATTGTTTTGAGCTTGACCTTTCTTGGTTGACTTCAAAGTTTGTGGTGCCATTTTACTGTTTGTGCTATATGCTGCACATGTTAGATTTTACTCATGCATCTGCTGTGCAAATACTTTTGTTATGCTTACAGAATCGCGTGTATGTAGTATTTTTGTATCTGGAAGGTTAGTTATGGTGAAATTTTTGTTCCATTTGATGATTAAGTTAGACAGGTAAAGAAAGCTAACTTGGAGTGTTCCTGTGTAATCTAGTCAGGTTGTATTGTCAGTTAGTTGAGTTGTATTTTTTGCCAGTAGGAAAAAGCAATAgcagaaaaaaaatttcaaatgcaCGTTTTACTATCACCTATTTAGTGATGATTCTGTCCTGGAGGTCATCTACCCCCTTCCCCTAATTGAAACCTTTcgtcatatatataattttggataTATTTACTTACTGTATGTGAAATTCGTTGGTGAAAATCCTACGAGGATATTGTTTGAAATGTAAGATTTGTTACTGTGGAAACCTAGTATGAAAGGAGAAACTACTGTTTCCTGAATGTTCTCTCTATCATAAATGGTAGCTAAGGGAAGGATTAAGTTAGAAAAACCGAGGGCGGTATACACTTTGGCACCATGGATATGGTGCTCCTGTTTGGAATCTGTTCTTATGAACACATAATTAATGATGTTACATTCGCTTCACCAACGTGGTACTTTTCTTGGCATGACTTTTCGAAGCTGGCTGAATTCCTTCTGCTGTGACATAATTGCTATTATATTTTACTACAGCTTCTGTCTGGATCGTTGTAACTATCTTTTTTTGTTCCTGGTGTCGTTTAGAATTGCTTGTGTTCTTTTTAATCCTCTTGTTTTAGTGTTGTTTATGATACACAGTGTTTGTGATTCAGGAATCGTGTATTCAGCCTACGGGGAGCACAAATTTTCTTCCCAAAATCAGAAATTGCAAGTTGTTCTCTGGGCCATTATAATCATGTATTTGCTGAGTCTGAAGTATTAATTGATGGGCTGCTATCTTCTACTAAATTCTATAGCACATCATCCAGTTCAAAGTTATACATGGCTGTACGCACCTTATCTTCTACTAAATTCTGTAGCACATCATCCAGTTCAAAGTTATACACGGCTGTACACACATTTTCTTCACAGGCCGGTACTGAGAGTGGTGGAGAAAACGGTGATGACTTGGAGGATGGTTTTTCTGAACTTGAAGGTCCTACTGATGCTACTGAAGAAGCTTTATCTGGTGATGAAAACATGGATGATCAGTTGATATCTGAAGTGGATTCTGCTGCTACTTATACGAATAATGCGTTTTTGGAAATAGGTACTGAGGTTGATGGTGGAGAGAAAGAATATTCAAAAACAAGAGCTACATCGCCTATGACTGAGGCTATTCTAGCTGCCCTTCCTTTAACTATTCACAAGGTTCTGGATAAATGGGTTGAGGAAGGAAAAGAAGTGACGAGAAAAGAAGTGACATCGACCTTTCTTCATCTTCGAAAAAGGAAATTGTTCTTAAAGGCCTTGaaggttttattttaattcttcTGCTGCCTCATTTTCCTTTGTGTAACCATCATCTCGGTCTTGTTAATTTTTGTACGCTTTGATGCAAAGGCCTATATTGCATGATGATGAGCAAGGTAGCCTTTTCTGTGTTATTACTTGCTGTACTCGATCTATTGATTTGAGTTGGACCTCTTGAAAGATTATAGGCCTGCTTCTTTGTTATCCATTCCCCTATAGCCAATGCATGCTCAGAAAAAGCCCATTCATGATAAATATAACCAAACTAAACTAGTGAACTTATATTGTCACATGTTATTACGAGATTGTAGTTTAGTTTTTTGGTTTGCTGCATAAAGCTGGAATGGCTGGAAGCAGTTAAAGGAAATCTGGCCTTAGTTGAGTCTTAACATTCAATATGTTTATAGGATTAAGGGTTATTTTACTTCTATATAAGATCCAAAAACTTCCACAGTGAAGGAAGTTCATGTCAAAAGTATATTATACCTTTCTCGCTTTTGTACTTGCTGTCACATTGTATTATCTGTTTTTGAAGACTTAGTTGTCTATATGAATCTAAAGCtactcttctttcttctttgttcctaatttgtttgcaaaataacgTTTTGCATTCCATGGGTGATGTTATACTCTTACCTTCTTGAAATGCGTGCTTTTTCTTGGGTATTGTGTTGGTACTTTGATTCTATTCCCTTTTTTTTCCTATTCTACTGGTACTGACATCTAAACTCGTTGTGTACAGCTTTCAGAATGGTTGAAGTCAACAAAGCATCTCGATTTTCTGGAGAGAGATTATGCTTCTCATGTTGATTTCATTGCCAAAGCAAGTAGTATTTTTCAAGCAGATGACTACATTAATAAGATACCCGAATCCTTCAGAGGGGAACACGTCTACCGTACATTATTGGCTAACTGTGTGGCAACAACACATGTGAAGAAGTCCGAGGAAGTCTTCAATAGAATGAAGGATTTGAAATTCCCCTTGACAACTTTTACTTGCAACCAGCTGCTTATTCTGTATAAGAGAAccaataagaaaaaaattgccGATGTTCTGTTGTTGATggagaaagaaaatattaagccATCCCTTTTCACATACCAACTTCTGATTGATGTCAAGGGGTTATCTAAAGATATATCTGGTATGGAACAGGTTCTCGAGACAATGAAGGCCGAAGGCCTGGAAGTTGATACTCGAATTCAAGCATCTCTTGCACGGCACTATGCTGCTAACGGGCTGGAAAACAAAGCTGAGGCTGTGTTGAAAGAGATGGAAGGAGAAAACATTCAAAAAAACCGTTGGGTGTGTAAAACAATTATCCCTATTTATGCTTCTCTCAGAAGGGCTGATGAAGTTGATCGGCTCTGGGAAGTTTGTAAGTCTAACCCTGGATTGGAAGAGTGCATGGCCGCTATTGTAGCTTGGGGAAAGCTCGATAGGATTTCAGATGCCGAGGAAACTTTCGAGAAAATGTTGAAAATGTTAAAGAAGCCAGCTTCGAAACATTTTTCTGTTCTACTCAAGGTTTACACGGATCGTAAAATGATAGAGAAAGGAAAGGAACTGGTGCGGCGAATGGCGGAAACTTGTCCCAGTATTTGGCCATCGACTTTGGATTCACTTGTAAAACTGTATATTGACGCAGGAGAAGTGGAAAAAGCGGAGAAAATTCTTGATGCCGCTCATGTAAGGAACAAAGGGAGACCAATGTTCACTTCTTTCTTAGCTGTAATGGATCAATATGCGAACAGGGGAGATATACACAACGCTGAGAAGATATTCCAAAAGATGAGACAAGCTGGCTATTTCTCAAGACTCCAACTGTATCAGTCCCTTGTTCGGGCATACACAAATGCCAAGTCCCCAGCTTATGGCTTCACTGAGAGGATGAAGGCTGACAACATTTACCCAGATAAGGCGATGTCTAATCTGCTTGCTCAAGTCGATCCATTTCGAAAGACAGAGGTGGATGAGTTGCTGGGATGAGGATCATGTAGGTTTTTTTAGGTTATTTGCAGGTCTGGTCTGGCAGAGATAGCTTCTTGAAATGTGAATTTTCATATGTACTTGTTCATGGCCTTATTTAATCGTGCCTTTTGAATTCAGTTTTATCACTACTTATATTTCAGAGCATGAATGGAACCATAAATTTGGATATATTGCATCTTTTTTCCTTGATTTTTGATCAAAATAGATAACCATTTAGCTTAGTCATGTAAAAATCTGTCTTGTACTGATCTAGAAagtaaatattttctttaaaacaaaaaatttaaagttcTCTGTAAAAAATGATTAGATCTCTCGTGAAAGAGGTCTATATCCACGAGACGAATCGACCTGATCTATATTtagagtaaaaaataatattttatacaaaaattccCCATGTTTAGTAgcatttacaaaaaaaatggaACACATCCTTCGAACCAAACCTACATTGATTCTATACTGATCCAGAACCCTTGGCATCTAACACAGCTTCACGTTCATGGCGCCGACACTCCCTCTGGGAAAATTCAGCATCAAAAAGAGAGTGCTTAGGAACAAGAAAAGATGGCTGTACAGTAAATCTAGCCAATATTAACAAGGTGGAATGCGTTTTCTACCAAGCATAACTATAGAAGGAATATCAACATTGCATATACAATCAGAACAACAGATGTCGCCCTAGCCTCTTTAAATATAGCCACACTTAATGCACACCATAAAGTACGAAAAATCCTGCTACGATCAAAATTCACGAGCTGCATCCTTTTCCTTATCCAATCGTGGAAAAGACAACATTAAAGTAACTGGTGTACAGCATATGTCACTGGCTCATTATCAGTTGGTGTACACCATATGTAGCTAACTAAATCCAGTTCACAAAATCCGGTAGTGAGGCAAGGACTGAATCATAAGCAAAAAGAAAAGCTCAAACCC
This genomic interval carries:
- the LOC140961600 gene encoding pentatricopeptide repeat-containing protein At1g80270, mitochondrial-like, whose protein sequence is MWAFRRASIHLKNRVFSLRGAQIFFPKSEIASCSLGHYNHVFAESEVLIDGLLSSTKFYSTSSSSKLYMAVRTLSSTKFCSTSSSSKLYTAVHTFSSQAGTESGGENGDDLEDGFSELEGPTDATEEALSGDENMDDQLISEVDSAATYTNNAFLEIGTEVDGGEKEYSKTRATSPMTEAILAALPLTIHKVLDKWVEEGKEVTRKEVTSTFLHLRKRKLFLKALKLSEWLKSTKHLDFLERDYASHVDFIAKASSIFQADDYINKIPESFRGEHVYRTLLANCVATTHVKKSEEVFNRMKDLKFPLTTFTCNQLLILYKRTNKKKIADVLLLMEKENIKPSLFTYQLLIDVKGLSKDISGMEQVLETMKAEGLEVDTRIQASLARHYAANGLENKAEAVLKEMEGENIQKNRWVCKTIIPIYASLRRADEVDRLWEVCKSNPGLEECMAAIVAWGKLDRISDAEETFEKMLKMLKKPASKHFSVLLKVYTDRKMIEKGKELVRRMAETCPSIWPSTLDSLVKLYIDAGEVEKAEKILDAAHVRNKGRPMFTSFLAVMDQYANRGDIHNAEKIFQKMRQAGYFSRLQLYQSLVRAYTNAKSPAYGFTERMKADNIYPDKAMSNLLAQVDPFRKTEVDELLG